A single Campylobacter concisus DNA region contains:
- a CDS encoding menaquinone biosynthesis decarboxylase — MDYIKLLKENNLLRVIDEPTDIDLEIAHASYIEVKREGSQALLFKNPVCKKTGRKFAPVLTNIYGSKHALELIFGLKPDEIADEIEKLLKPRKPHNLKEKLDFLTYLFNMRKIFTKRLKGEGECQQVKFIGEDADLLSLPALKTWPHDGGAFITMGQVYTQSLDGALQNLGMYRLQIYDKNRLGMHWQIHKDGANFFHEYKRAGKKMPVSVAIGGDPLYIWCGQAPLPKGVFELLLYGFIRKEPAKLVKSLTNEICVPHDADYVIEGFVDTTKSELEGPFGDHTGFYTPIEPFPVMDVTAITSKREPIFHATVVGKPPLEDKYMGWATERVFLPLLRTTVPELLDYNMPENGVFHNLILAKINTLYPAHAKQAMHAFWGVGQMSFVKHAIFVEADAPELKDYDEFTSFVLNRFGSQSVLISQGVCDQLDHASPNSCFGGKLGVDATQDFCKFIPMALSDSELLAKFQSVTPNVKELKQFKTDTKTPICVVKFEKDCVVKELFEKLLAFREFFKLLIVVDMQNHLENQYMLLWRVTNNIDALRDIFIDGENFCVDATSKDEREGYTRGWPLQTDCDREVVADLVKRGIVKDEPELFKKFEIFG, encoded by the coding sequence ATGGACTACATCAAGCTTTTAAAAGAAAATAATCTACTTCGTGTTATCGATGAGCCAACAGACATTGATCTTGAGATCGCACACGCTAGCTATATCGAGGTTAAGCGTGAGGGCTCGCAAGCGCTACTTTTTAAAAACCCAGTTTGCAAAAAAACTGGGCGTAAATTTGCACCAGTGCTTACAAATATCTATGGCTCAAAACACGCGCTTGAGCTTATCTTTGGGCTAAAGCCTGATGAGATCGCAGATGAGATAGAAAAGCTTTTAAAGCCCAGAAAACCTCATAATCTCAAAGAAAAGCTTGATTTTTTAACCTATCTTTTTAATATGAGAAAAATTTTCACTAAGAGATTAAAAGGCGAGGGCGAGTGCCAGCAGGTAAAATTTATAGGTGAAGATGCTGATTTGCTATCACTTCCAGCACTAAAAACATGGCCACATGATGGTGGCGCTTTTATTACGATGGGGCAGGTCTATACGCAAAGCTTAGACGGCGCTTTGCAAAATTTAGGTATGTACCGCCTACAAATTTATGACAAAAACCGCCTTGGCATGCACTGGCAGATCCACAAAGACGGTGCAAATTTCTTTCACGAGTACAAGCGTGCAGGCAAAAAGATGCCAGTTTCAGTAGCCATTGGCGGTGATCCGCTTTATATTTGGTGTGGGCAAGCACCGCTTCCAAAGGGAGTTTTTGAACTTTTGCTTTATGGTTTTATCCGCAAAGAGCCAGCCAAACTTGTAAAATCCTTAACGAATGAAATTTGCGTCCCGCACGATGCAGACTACGTGATAGAGGGTTTCGTGGATACTACTAAGAGCGAACTCGAGGGGCCATTTGGCGATCACACGGGCTTTTATACGCCTATCGAGCCTTTTCCGGTGATGGATGTAACGGCGATAACTAGCAAGCGTGAGCCTATATTTCACGCGACTGTGGTTGGAAAGCCGCCACTTGAGGATAAATATATGGGCTGGGCGACTGAGCGGGTTTTTTTGCCACTTTTGCGAACAACCGTGCCTGAACTACTGGACTACAATATGCCTGAAAATGGCGTTTTTCACAACCTAATCTTGGCCAAGATAAATACGCTCTATCCAGCTCATGCAAAGCAGGCCATGCACGCATTTTGGGGCGTTGGACAGATGAGCTTTGTAAAACATGCCATTTTTGTTGAAGCCGATGCGCCTGAACTTAAAGATTATGATGAATTTACTAGCTTTGTTTTAAATCGTTTTGGTAGCCAGAGTGTGCTAATAAGCCAAGGTGTGTGCGATCAGCTTGATCATGCTAGTCCAAATTCGTGTTTTGGTGGCAAACTCGGCGTAGATGCGACGCAAGACTTTTGTAAATTTATCCCTATGGCTTTAAGCGACAGTGAGCTTTTGGCTAAATTTCAAAGCGTTACGCCAAATGTAAAAGAGCTTAAGCAGTTTAAAACGGATACCAAAACACCTATTTGTGTGGTGAAATTTGAAAAAGACTGTGTGGTAAAAGAGCTTTTTGAAAAGCTTTTGGCATTTAGAGAATTCTTCAAACTCCTCATTGTAGTGGATATGCAAAATCACCTTGAAAACCAATATATGCTACTTTGGCGTGTGACAAACAATATCGATGCTTTGCGTGATATTTTCATAGATGGTGAAAATTTCTGCGTAGATGCCACTAGTAAAGATGAGCGCGAAGGATATACTAGAGGCTGGCCGCTACAAACGG
- a CDS encoding Imm10 family immunity protein has translation MFELNFKAKALSATKNSKDNYYMIGLADDKYDYKNYIIFQRPIKLKKGDNENAEINGLYAECNGDICYNACKRVKITDKTIIFEVQDSVISVDIEGVKLSERFMKYSKEIFGQLLKCSILE, from the coding sequence GTGTTTGAGCTAAATTTTAAAGCAAAAGCCCTAAGCGCTACCAAAAATAGCAAAGACAACTACTATATGATCGGTCTTGCAGACGACAAATATGACTACAAAAACTACATAATCTTTCAAAGACCGATCAAACTAAAAAAAGGCGACAACGAAAACGCCGAGATAAACGGCCTATACGCCGAGTGCAATGGCGACATTTGCTACAACGCTTGCAAGCGGGTTAAGATCACTGATAAAACTATCATTTTTGAGGTGCAAGATAGCGTTATTAGCGTTGATATAGAGGGTGTTAAGCTTAGTGAGCGCTTTATGAAATATAGCAAAGAGATATTTGGCCAACTGCTAAAATGTAGCATATTGGAGTAA
- the hemC gene encoding hydroxymethylbilane synthase → MKEIKIATRKSILALWQSEHIKARIESKHNDIKVELIGMKTKGDVILDTPLAKIGGKGLFTKELEDSMLKGETDIAVHSLKDVPVVFPEGLKLAAICSREDTRDAMISEKFAKFSDLPHGAKVGTTSLRRKMQLLIMRPDLEIISLRGNVQTRLRKLKEGEFDAIILAMAGINRLNIKAEVAHIYTFGFDEMIPAMGQGALGVEARDEKKILDEISFLNDENAVIETTIERDFVSVLEGGCQVPIGISARLKGDEISIDAIVGLPDGSEFIKDSLKVSKDKFQSVGKELAHKFIEKGAKELLRRAEEMA, encoded by the coding sequence ATGAAAGAGATAAAAATAGCAACTAGAAAGAGTATCTTAGCGCTTTGGCAAAGCGAGCATATTAAAGCTAGAATAGAATCAAAACATAACGATATAAAAGTTGAGCTTATTGGCATGAAGACAAAGGGCGACGTGATCCTTGATACGCCGCTAGCTAAGATCGGCGGCAAAGGGCTTTTTACAAAAGAGCTTGAAGATAGCATGCTAAAAGGCGAGACTGACATCGCGGTGCATAGCCTAAAGGATGTGCCAGTAGTCTTTCCAGAAGGACTTAAACTAGCAGCGATTTGCTCACGTGAGGATACGAGAGATGCGATGATAAGTGAGAAATTTGCTAAATTTAGTGACCTACCGCACGGCGCTAAAGTTGGTACAACGAGCCTACGCCGCAAGATGCAGCTACTTATCATGAGGCCTGATCTTGAGATCATTTCGCTTCGTGGAAATGTGCAAACTAGGCTTAGAAAGCTAAAAGAGGGCGAATTTGACGCGATTATTTTGGCGATGGCTGGCATAAATCGCTTAAATATCAAGGCTGAAGTGGCGCACATCTACACATTTGGCTTTGACGAGATGATACCTGCAATGGGGCAGGGTGCTCTTGGGGTAGAGGCTAGAGATGAGAAGAAAATTTTAGATGAGATCTCTTTTTTAAACGACGAAAATGCGGTTATAGAAACGACTATAGAGCGTGATTTTGTAAGCGTTTTGGAGGGTGGCTGCCAAGTGCCAATAGGCATAAGCGCAAGGCTAAAAGGCGATGAAATTTCTATCGATGCGATCGTTGGCCTGCCTGATGGAAGCGAGTTTATAAAAGATAGCTTAAAAGTTAGCAAAGATAAATTTCAAAGCGTTGGCAAGGAGCTGGCGCATAAATTTATAGAAAAAGGGGCGAAAGAGCTTTTAAGGCGCGCTGAAGAGATGGCGTAA
- a CDS encoding FxsA family protein, translated as MRFFAFLFFLIEAIFIYLFVDKFGFLNYFFEVLVSGFVGIALLLNAGFSSLNSPQVAFKSFLGGNLFSQLGLSFGGMLLFLPGILTDIFGIAVVVFSLVFKKNAAKNESYQEFKFQNFSEQSTKKDDGEIIDVEVIEEPKRVN; from the coding sequence ATGAGATTTTTTGCATTTTTATTTTTTTTGATAGAAGCGATATTTATCTATCTTTTTGTTGATAAATTTGGCTTTTTAAACTACTTTTTTGAGGTGCTGGTCTCTGGATTTGTGGGTATCGCACTTCTTTTAAATGCTGGATTTTCTAGCTTAAATTCGCCTCAAGTGGCGTTTAAAAGCTTTCTTGGCGGAAATTTATTTAGCCAGTTAGGACTTAGCTTTGGCGGAATGCTTTTGTTTTTGCCAGGAATTTTAACAGATATTTTTGGTATAGCCGTAGTCGTTTTTTCTTTAGTGTTTAAGAAAAATGCAGCCAAAAACGAGAGCTATCAGGAGTTTAAATTTCAAAATTTTAGCGAACAAAGTACTAAAAAAGATGATGGCGAGATCATCGATGTTGAGGTCATAGAAGAGCCAAAAAGAGTAAATTAG
- a CDS encoding proline--tRNA ligase, which translates to MRFSKFYAPTTKEAPKDASLPSHKFLIRGGFVEQIGSGLYNYLPLGKIMHEKISRIAREEMNEAGALEVSFSVVTSGELWKQSGRYNVFGKELLRFKDRKENDFVISPTNEEAAVALVRGKVTSYKQLPLNLYQINTKFRDEARPRFGLLRGREFTMKDAYSFHSSKEDLKREFDLMEATYSKIFTRLGLNFRAVEADSGAIGGSGSKEFMVLASNGEDDILCCEACKYAANIEAARRKARTTDTEAPEADAAKFKTPDTKTIKGVAEFFKVSEFYCIKAVIKKAIYEDKEEIVVFFVRGDDELQETKAQNACKALELVDASEEEIIKAGLVAGFCGPVGLKDVKFYIDNELKGANNMICGANEKDYHFVGVSVSGFNEERFKDLVKVKEGDKCPECGGNLKLSKGIEVGHIFQLGDKYSAAMNATYLDENGKAKPFLMGCYGIGISRLIAVMIEASHDEKGCIWKKECAPFDVEIIISNLKDEEGVKFAFELYESLKKAGVSVIIDDRNERFGVKMNDFELIGFPYALLVGKEFANSKVEFITRDGLSKETIDANEAFKKIKESL; encoded by the coding sequence ATGAGATTTAGTAAATTTTATGCACCAACGACCAAAGAAGCACCAAAAGACGCCTCTTTACCAAGTCATAAATTTTTAATAAGAGGTGGATTTGTCGAGCAGATAGGCTCTGGTCTTTATAACTATCTACCGCTTGGAAAGATCATGCATGAGAAAATTTCTCGTATCGCACGAGAGGAGATGAATGAGGCTGGAGCGCTAGAGGTGAGCTTTAGCGTGGTTACTTCAGGCGAGCTTTGGAAGCAAAGTGGTCGCTACAACGTCTTTGGTAAGGAGCTTTTGCGCTTTAAAGATAGAAAAGAAAATGACTTTGTTATAAGCCCTACAAATGAAGAGGCAGCCGTTGCTTTGGTACGCGGCAAGGTGACTAGCTACAAGCAGCTACCACTAAATTTATACCAGATAAATACTAAATTTCGTGACGAAGCAAGACCACGCTTTGGCTTGCTAAGAGGACGAGAATTTACAATGAAAGATGCTTATAGCTTTCACTCAAGCAAAGAGGATCTTAAGCGTGAGTTTGACCTTATGGAGGCAACTTATAGTAAAATTTTCACTCGTTTGGGGCTAAATTTTAGAGCCGTTGAGGCTGATAGTGGAGCTATCGGTGGTAGCGGCAGTAAAGAATTTATGGTGCTTGCAAGTAATGGCGAAGATGACATCCTTTGCTGTGAGGCTTGTAAATACGCTGCAAATATAGAGGCTGCTAGAAGGAAAGCTAGAACAACCGATACTGAAGCGCCAGAGGCTGACGCGGCTAAATTTAAAACACCAGATACAAAGACTATAAAAGGTGTGGCTGAGTTTTTTAAAGTTAGCGAGTTTTACTGCATAAAAGCTGTTATTAAAAAAGCTATTTATGAAGACAAAGAAGAGATTGTGGTCTTTTTTGTAAGGGGCGATGATGAGCTTCAAGAGACAAAGGCACAAAATGCTTGCAAGGCGCTTGAACTTGTCGATGCTAGCGAAGAAGAGATTATAAAAGCTGGGCTTGTGGCTGGATTTTGCGGGCCAGTTGGGCTAAAAGATGTGAAATTTTACATAGACAACGAGCTAAAAGGCGCAAATAATATGATATGTGGTGCCAACGAAAAGGATTACCACTTCGTTGGCGTTAGTGTTAGCGGATTTAACGAAGAGAGATTTAAAGACCTTGTAAAGGTAAAAGAGGGTGATAAATGCCCAGAGTGTGGCGGAAATTTAAAACTTAGCAAGGGTATAGAAGTTGGTCATATCTTTCAACTAGGCGATAAATATTCAGCTGCGATGAATGCGACATATCTTGATGAAAACGGTAAGGCTAAGCCATTTTTGATGGGTTGCTACGGCATCGGCATCAGTAGACTAATAGCCGTAATGATAGAGGCTAGCCACGATGAGAAGGGCTGCATCTGGAAAAAAGAGTGCGCACCGTTTGATGTCGAGATTATAATTTCAAATTTAAAAGATGAAGAGGGCGTAAAATTTGCATTTGAGCTTTATGAGAGCCTTAAAAAAGCTGGCGTTAGCGTCATTATCGATGATAGAAACGAGAGATTTGGCGTTAAGATGAATGACTTTGAGCTTATCGGCTTTCCTTATGCGTTACTTGTAGGTAAAGAATTTGCAAATAGCAAGGTTGAGTTTATAACAAGAGATGGTTTAAGCAAAGAAACGATCGACGCAAATGAAGCCTTTAAAAAGATAAAAGAAAGCTTATGA
- the hemA gene encoding glutamyl-tRNA reductase → MHYLDISFTYKNTDISVREKLAFDSDEKKEQILKLLRSNKSINECMVLNTCNRVEIIASVSDLESATTHAFRCMSVFSGVFEDELYERADIYEDSGAVHHLFAVASSLDSLVVGETQIVGQLKNAFKFAYDSSACGEQISKIIHYACKCAAKVRNETQISKNPISVSSVAVAKAKEIFGTLEGKTAIVVGAGEMGELAAKHLISSGAEVIIINRSSERVEQLVDSLGDNASWDSILKLKEYVNNYDLIFSSTAAPHAIITNAIIEPREFHRYFFDIAVPRDIDLINTEFISVYTVDSLEEIVRKNLALREEQAQKAYSIVGQGTSEFLKILKEDMSVPLIKSIRKQAEICAKNELEKAIKKGYLKHSDYEEAQKLIHQVFKAFLHQPTMKLKSLADEERSSELSNGVRFLFDIKEEQNFQVGDIDEI, encoded by the coding sequence ATGCACTATTTAGATATAAGTTTTACATATAAAAATACTGATATTTCAGTCAGAGAAAAGCTTGCATTCGATAGCGATGAGAAAAAAGAGCAAATTTTAAAACTACTAAGATCAAACAAAAGTATAAACGAATGTATGGTTTTAAACACATGCAACCGCGTCGAGATAATTGCAAGCGTTAGTGATCTAGAAAGTGCAACGACGCATGCGTTTAGATGCATGTCTGTATTTTCAGGTGTTTTTGAAGATGAGCTTTATGAGAGGGCTGATATTTATGAAGATAGCGGAGCCGTGCACCACCTCTTTGCCGTGGCAAGCTCGCTTGATAGCCTAGTCGTCGGCGAAACGCAGATCGTTGGCCAGCTAAAAAATGCTTTTAAATTTGCTTACGATAGCTCAGCTTGCGGCGAACAAATCAGTAAAATCATCCACTATGCATGTAAATGTGCTGCTAAAGTTAGAAATGAAACTCAAATTTCTAAAAACCCTATCTCCGTTTCAAGTGTCGCCGTAGCAAAAGCAAAAGAAATTTTTGGTACGCTTGAAGGCAAAACCGCTATCGTCGTAGGAGCTGGCGAAATGGGCGAACTAGCAGCAAAACACCTAATCTCAAGTGGCGCAGAGGTGATCATTATAAACAGAAGCTCCGAGCGTGTTGAGCAGCTAGTTGATAGCCTTGGTGACAACGCTAGCTGGGATAGCATTTTAAAATTAAAAGAGTATGTAAATAATTACGATCTAATATTTTCAAGCACCGCAGCCCCGCACGCTATCATCACAAACGCTATAATCGAACCGAGAGAATTTCACAGATACTTTTTTGATATTGCCGTACCAAGGGATATTGATCTTATAAATACAGAATTTATTAGCGTCTATACGGTCGATAGTTTAGAGGAGATAGTAAGGAAAAATTTAGCCCTAAGAGAGGAGCAAGCACAAAAAGCTTATTCGATCGTAGGTCAAGGCACAAGCGAATTTTTAAAAATTTTAAAAGAAGATATGAGTGTGCCACTAATAAAATCGATCCGCAAACAAGCTGAAATTTGCGCTAAAAACGAGCTAGAAAAAGCGATAAAAAAAGGATATTTAAAGCATAGTGATTATGAGGAGGCACAAAAGCTCATTCATCAAGTTTTTAAAGCCTTCTTACATCAGCCAACGATGAAGCTAAAAAGCCTTGCGGATGAGGAGAGATCTAGCGAGCTTTCAAATGGAGTTAGATTTTTATTTGATATAAAAGAAGAGCAAAATTTTCAAGTGGGAGATATAGATGAGATTTAG